GATGGAGCGTAACGCAGGAGCACATTACACCGCTGACATGCTGCTGCAGGCTGACTCTGCTGTACGCCACACGCAGCAGAGGATTCTGGGAGACGAtcaggaggaggatgaagaggccAGGAAGAGGACAGAGGGTCTGTTCTGGTACGAGCTGCTGACGGCTATGGGCCGCGGTGCGGTGGAGGCGTCCGGCGTGATGGAGAAGGGGAAGGGCAAGGGGAAGAAGGTCAAAGCTGTGCAGAGGGTGGCGGCCATCGCCTCCACACCGCTGTCAATCACAAGCGCTGCTAAAGTGATGGGCGGAGCCATGAGAGAGGGAACCAAAGTACTGTACAAACACAAGAAGATGCTCctgcactaacacacacacttcagagacCTTAAGAAATACGATATGAATAAGCAGACAAAAATATGCAGcatcatcatcaacacttcctcTAGATGTGATCAAATGTTTGCACTACAAGATAATGCATGAATCTCCCCaacaaaacacataataaaataatctcaCAAAATATCCAAGACATCTGCACCAAAATCAAGAAAATGGGGCCTATTTTAAgaccattaatattttttttgtgtgtgtgatatatgtaATAAAGCTCTTTCAAAACATACtgatatgcatatttaaaaaaaaaaaacaatttcaatgtattttaattaaaagtatttgttatatataaatatatacatacactcaaAATGTAGCTataatacatgtacatatttagatgttcttaatttcatttattttgttttgtagacaagaaaatgcaaaacaaaaaaaaaagactgctttATAAACTTAATTTATGACTGCTTGATTGTTAACGTCTGTTTAATGATCACGAATGTCTGATTCACTTGATGAATGAATAACGATTGATGAAATAAAGAGGCATGACCCAGAGATGGACTGAAGTGTGTTTCTGCGCTCATTCGCTCTCATGAACACAAGAAACTCTTTATTGGCGTGCTTTATAAAAACCAGGGCAGATAAACTGTccatcttcatttaaaaaaatcatgtctTTGCCAGACATCTGTTAACTGTTATTCTCAGAGTGAAATGTGGTTTATACAAAACATTCATGATCTTCTCGGGTATATTGGCACAAAAAACACTTAAAGATCCAAATCAAACGTCCCTTTACAGAATGAAAACAATTCATAGTTGGTCATAAATGATGTACtacagagaaaataaaacaagaataagaAGGAAATAAGAGTAAACGAGGAAAGCAAATTATAAACGACAGAATGTAGagtgtttctcacacacacacacacacacataaacagacatGTCCTCAACACACTGTCTTCATGAACAGAAACACATTAAGGCATCAGAGACGAGACACGTCCAGCAGATGTGATCACTGTAAGGCACAATTACACCAGCCACACGTGCAGCTCAAGAACAGGAGCTACAGCGGCGGCCGGTGATGATGTCACAACTGGGTGTGGCCTAATGCAGGGGCGGGGCCTGATCCAACAACTCACACCGGCATGGGCAAAGTCATCTTTCCACTTCCTCTCAGCACTgcagacagatagaaagatagaaaaaacacacacacaaaacgttgAGCTTATATCTATTTTCATGAAATGATTATATGGTTTATTGATCAAAGTTGTGAGGTGTCTGCTGACCTCTGGTGAAGTACAGATAGAAGAAATCGCAGTAGAAGATGGTCTGCACGACGCCGGACACCACGGCGATCTGGTCGAAGAATCCCTCCTCGTGATAGCGCCACACCCAGTTAGCGAGGTACAGCGTGCGGTACAGGCCCAGGAAGAACAGGTAGTGTGTGGTGATGGACTCGGCCTCGCCTGTCTTCGTGATCATGAAGAGCTGCGGCAGGATGGCCACCGACTCCAGGTAGATGGAGAACGTCCACAGTAtctacacaaacacagagatcGGTCACGACAATCGTTCATCGTACAGCGCTCATCATCTGAGAAAACAAAATCTTTCGAAATATAAGAggacattttactgtaaaaatatcctgtacgtttcagaactcaaaactttgttGTTAGTCTAAAACTGCTTATATTAAAGTCAGTCTGCCAAAACAAAAGCGTTTGGAGCGTTCTACTCTATGATGCAATAGTGTGGATAAGCACCACCTCCACAGAAGATGATCAACacctgcctgtttagccccgcccactgattctacttgactgcctgtttagccccgcccaccgattctacatcactgcctgtttagccccgcccaccaattctacatcactgcctgtttagccccgcccacccattctacatcactgcctgtttagccccacccacttattctacatcactgcctgtttagccccacccacttattctacatcactgcctgtttagcccgtccaccaattctacatcactgcttgtttagccccgcccattGATTCTACATCAATgcttgtttagccccgcccactgattctacatcactgccattttagccccgcccacctatTTAACAAAACTGGCTGTTTAACCCTGCCCgatgattctacatcactgcctgtttagccccgcccaccaatttACCATCACTGCTTGTTTAGCCCTGCCCGCTGATtccacatcactgcctgtttagcccgtccaccaattctacatcactgcttgtttagccccgcccactgattctacatcactgcttgtttagccccgcccactgattctacatcactgccattttagccccgcccacctatTTAACATAACTGGCTGTTTAACCCTGCCTgatgattctacatcactgcctgtttagccccgcccaccaatttACCATCACTGCTTGTTTAGCCCTGCCCGCTGATtccacatcactgcctgtttagccccgcccactgattctacatcactgcctgtgtagccccgcccactgattctacatcactgcctgtttaccTCTGGCCATTGGTTCTACAGATGATTGGATTCAATAGACGATGCTGAATGACTTTATTGGATCTGATATTTATCTCACAAAAAGTTGGCGtaactttttattgcatgctCACTATTGCTCAGTCTGTTAAACAGATTATCTGGTATCTACTgagtattaatgtttttttttacctaaatcaCATGTATCTTTAAGAAATGTAGGATGTTAGACATACACAACTATTAGCCAATCTTAACTGTGGCCATTTACTTGAGTCTACGATCCGGCTCGACTGTACAAACATAGCGTTCTGATGAGGGGGGCCAAAAATCAGAaaagaaaatagcctattacttttaaattatgatttgtttttaaaatattaaaatattaaaacattataacctcagagaacagtacaaaacaaAGAACAGAGGCAGCTGATGACCCTCTAACATGTAAAGCGCTGGGTGTTGAGCTCTGACCTCCAGCGGTGTGAAGGAGTAGTTCTCCAGGAACGACAGACCGGCCACCGGCACCAGCAGGAACTCCACACGAAACGAGTCGCTCTCAGAGTCGTACGATTTCCTGAAGCGGAAGTAGATGAGGCTGACGGTGGCGTACGCCAGGACCAGAAACACCACCTGAGGGACAGACAGATCCCATCACACATCGGTCCAGGGTCCAGCCCCACCAAGACATTCACCCAAAACATGCAACTCTATATAAACTGAATAAATGATCAACTGTAATGCCTTCAGCATTCTGAAACAAACATTTGTAGGACTTTCTCGACTCTAAACCATAAAATGCATaggattaaataaaaattaattgcaAGCTATGGCAGGCACGTAAAATGATATGAAGTGGGGCATTCATGCCACCTGAGCTCAACAGCGCCACACACATTACAATGTAAATCTGTGGTCAAAAGAGGAACTGCATCACGCTCTAATTGAGAGCCATTTGGACAGGTCTCAGACAGATTTTGTGAAATGCATTGACATTAGATctgtcaaatgtgtgtgtgtgcatgcttt
This genomic stretch from Carassius auratus strain Wakin unplaced genomic scaffold, ASM336829v1 scaf_tig00216633, whole genome shotgun sequence harbors:
- the LOC113098737 gene encoding ER lumen protein-retaining receptor 3-like isoform X1 — encoded protein: MNIFRLSGDVCHLVAIIILFLKIWRSKSCAGISGKSQLLFALVFTTRYLDLFTAFISIYNTVMKVVFLVLAYATVSLIYFRFRKSYDSESDSFRVEFLLVPVAGLSFLENYSFTPLEILWTFSIYLESVAILPQLFMITKTGEAESITTHYLFFLGLYRTLYLANWVWRYHEEGFFDQIAVVSGVVQTIFYCDFFYLYFTRVLRGSGKMTLPMPV
- the LOC113098737 gene encoding ER lumen protein-retaining receptor 3-like isoform X2, which produces MHTHTHTHTLTEDTCIQRDLQCFQGISGKSQLLFALVFTTRYLDLFTAFISIYNTVMKVVFLVLAYATVSLIYFRFRKSYDSESDSFRVEFLLVPVAGLSFLENYSFTPLEILWTFSIYLESVAILPQLFMITKTGEAESITTHYLFFLGLYRTLYLANWVWRYHEEGFFDQIAVVSGVVQTIFYCDFFYLYFTRVLRGSGKMTLPMPV